The genomic interval TTAGACCTAAGTAGATACGTTTCCCTCTACCCTCATCGTTTATTCTAATTATCTTTAACTTAATTTTCTCACCTTTTTTCACCAAATCTATGGGGTGGTCCACTCTTCTCCACGACATATCCGTAATATGCATAAAACCATCTATACCTCCCAGATCAACAAACACGCCGTAATCGGTGATGTTTTTTACCACTCCCTCAACTATCGTTCCCTCTTTAATCTTTTCAAAAACTTCTTTTCTTTTTTGTCTTTCTGCTTCTTCAATGATAACCTTTCGAGAAACGATGATATTCTTTTTCTCTTCATTAACATTGATAAGTTTTAGGTCCAATGTTTTACCTACAAATGCATCAAAATCAACCACTGTATCTACATCTACTTGAGAACCGGGAAGAAATGCTAAGAGTCCACCAAGATCTACCCTAAAACCACCCTTTACTCGCTCTTTAACCCGCCCTTCTAAAACATCTCCATTTTTATATGCATCTAATATTCTCCGCCAAGCTTTTATCTTATCAGCTGCTTCTTTGGAAATAGCAAGAAAGCCATCTGCATTTTGCCTGTTTAGAAAAACTACATCTACCTTATCACCTATATTGATTTCCTTCCCATTAAACTCATTAATATTTACCATGCCCTCACTTTTAAGACCTACATCTACGAATACCTCATCACCCCTTATGCTAATCACATTTCCCTCAATAATCTCTCCACCCTTAATATTTTTCAGTGTACTCTCATAATTAACTGCTTCATCTGTGACATTTAACATTTATTCCCCTCCTATTATTTTGCTTAATTATACATTCCAATAAAGCATTGTCAAATTCTCTGCCACAATCATGCTTGCTTTCTGTGAATTTTTATATATAAAGATAACAGGCGAGCGTGGCGGAACTGGTAGACGCGCTAGACTTAGGATCTAGTGGGAAATCCCATGGGAGTTCGAGTCTCCCCGCTCGCATTTACAAAAATGATAATCAATTGTAAGTGGATATTTGACGGAGATACATTACATAAAGACAAGGCAATTTACACCAAAAGCGGTGAAATAGCCTCTTTGCGTCTTCTGAAAAAATTTTATCCCGAAGCGCATACTATAGAGAGGGACGGGCTTTGCCTGCCTGCCTTTGTGAATGTTCATACTCATATAGAATTATCATACTTGAAAGGAAAACTTCCCAGGGGAAAAGGTTTTCTCCCCTGGTTAAAATATATGATAGCACTCAAGAAAATGCCCGTTTCCAATAAAAAAATCCTAAATGAAGCAATTAGCGCAATAAATACATTAAAGAAAAGCGGTGTAGTATATATTGGGGATGTATCAAATACGCTTTCCTGTAGAGAATTAATAGAAAAAAACTTTGTAGGCGGTGC from Deltaproteobacteria bacterium carries:
- a CDS encoding 30S ribosomal protein S1; the protein is MLNVTDEAVNYESTLKNIKGGEIIEGNVISIRGDEVFVDVGLKSEGMVNINEFNGKEINIGDKVDVVFLNRQNADGFLAISKEAADKIKAWRRILDAYKNGDVLEGRVKERVKGGFRVDLGGLLAFLPGSQVDVDTVVDFDAFVGKTLDLKLINVNEEKKNIIVSRKVIIEEAERQKRKEVFEKIKEGTIVEGVVKNITDYGVFVDLGGIDGFMHITDMSWRRVDHPIDLVKKGEKIKLKIIRINDEGRGKRIYLGLKQLQENPWLKIAEEFKEGDIIEGKVSRIADYGVFIEVDEGIEGLVHNNELSWGKKWNNNFNIGDETKAKILRIDPQERRISLSIKRAMPEPWSKVDKEFLVNTVVEGVVTGITDFGVFVKLKEGVEGLIHVSDFSWDTSGKPQFNMGDKLKVKVLSVDKERKRISLGLKQLKDDPWSSVNEKYSVNQFIKGKVVSVKDFGAFVAIDNGIEGLVHISEFGEKKVYEGEEVNVRVLRVDKDKRKISLSFRVNRSYKR